One stretch of Natronolimnobius baerhuensis DNA includes these proteins:
- a CDS encoding MBL fold metallo-hydrolase produces MTITHDGLTVSWLGYATARLEAPDGTVVYTDPGRYGTLEGTWADQYGDAPHPSGPAYDAQDGDVVVVTHDHHYDSDGVERVASEDATIVVYEDVSAERITDGGRDVVEPESLPYDIERVGYGDTLSVAGVDIDVIPAYNLPDGPNAPNGEPIHPEGLGCGFVLTLEGTRCFWTGDSDVIDEQQDLEVSLFMPSIAQNYTMDRHDAADLAETLEPDLVLPIHYNTFAELEADSTAFAGDVASRGIPVVLDEGSLEH; encoded by the coding sequence ATGACGATCACTCACGATGGGCTCACCGTCTCGTGGCTCGGCTACGCAACCGCACGTCTCGAGGCCCCCGATGGAACCGTCGTCTACACCGATCCCGGCCGCTACGGCACACTCGAGGGGACCTGGGCGGACCAGTACGGCGATGCACCACATCCAAGCGGCCCGGCCTACGACGCCCAGGATGGCGACGTCGTCGTGGTCACACACGACCATCACTACGACAGCGACGGCGTCGAGCGCGTTGCCAGCGAGGACGCGACGATTGTCGTCTACGAGGACGTCTCGGCCGAGCGGATTACCGACGGCGGCCGCGATGTGGTCGAACCGGAGTCGCTGCCCTACGACATCGAGCGCGTCGGCTACGGCGACACCCTCTCTGTTGCGGGCGTCGACATCGACGTGATTCCGGCGTACAACCTCCCCGATGGCCCGAACGCACCCAACGGCGAGCCAATCCATCCGGAAGGGCTTGGCTGTGGGTTCGTCCTAACACTCGAGGGCACGCGCTGTTTCTGGACGGGCGACTCCGACGTCATCGACGAGCAGCAGGACCTCGAGGTGTCGCTGTTCATGCCCTCTATCGCCCAGAACTACACGATGGACCGCCACGACGCGGCCGACCTCGCCGAGACGCTCGAGCCGGATCTCGTGCTGCCGATTCATTACAACACGTTCGCGGAACTCGAGGCGGATTCGACGGCGTTCGCCGGCGACGTCGCGAGTCGTGGCATTCCGGTCGTGCTCGACGAAGGCTCGCTCGAGCACTGA
- a CDS encoding MFS transporter, translating into MIPGKWKNLLLATAMFNLGFVIWFSFAPFTGEIADEFGLSVAQLGIVSSAAVIAVPLGRIIIGPLTDKFGAPITASATLIVVGIFSIISAYAQTYEVFTVSRVIASLAGITFVIGIQHVAQWFEEENLGLAEGIFAGVGNAGAGLGAYFTLPRIFGEGYVGPLFDANWRAAFFYTGVIAILLGIIYLVFGQAAKTDERRQASKQGVTFKQWLYIATRHGAVVLSAAYVMTFGLEVAMNGWLGTYYREGFGQGDIVIAATFAATFSIAAGLLRPLGGYISDVVARKEMEILPWFDGRYREQWTFATMAFVALALVGMTAAGLTGNIYLAVAAGFLVGVGCAFSEGAIFAQVPAMFPNNSGTVAGVVGGIGTVGGSIYPLIFAAPFLPNLHVGYALVALTMIPILALTAWVFQPQIAENATEDGWLVTDDPAVATQNVASSDD; encoded by the coding sequence ATGATCCCCGGCAAGTGGAAGAACCTGCTGTTGGCGACGGCGATGTTCAACCTCGGCTTCGTCATTTGGTTCTCGTTCGCACCGTTTACCGGCGAGATCGCCGACGAATTCGGACTCTCGGTTGCCCAACTGGGGATCGTCTCGAGTGCAGCCGTCATCGCGGTGCCGCTCGGACGAATCATCATCGGCCCGCTGACGGACAAGTTCGGTGCGCCGATCACCGCCAGTGCGACGCTGATCGTCGTCGGCATCTTCTCGATCATCAGCGCCTACGCTCAGACCTACGAGGTCTTTACCGTCTCGCGGGTGATCGCCTCGCTCGCGGGAATTACCTTCGTCATTGGCATCCAACACGTCGCCCAGTGGTTCGAAGAGGAGAATCTGGGACTGGCCGAAGGGATCTTCGCCGGCGTTGGTAACGCTGGCGCAGGACTTGGGGCGTACTTTACGCTCCCGCGGATTTTCGGTGAGGGCTACGTCGGCCCGCTGTTCGATGCGAACTGGCGTGCCGCGTTCTTCTACACTGGCGTGATCGCCATCCTGCTGGGGATCATCTACCTCGTCTTCGGTCAGGCCGCAAAAACAGACGAGCGACGCCAGGCGTCAAAGCAGGGCGTGACGTTCAAGCAGTGGCTCTACATCGCCACGCGCCACGGCGCAGTCGTCCTCTCGGCAGCCTACGTCATGACCTTCGGCCTCGAGGTTGCAATGAACGGCTGGCTAGGAACGTACTACCGCGAAGGGTTCGGGCAGGGCGATATCGTGATCGCGGCGACGTTCGCAGCGACGTTCTCGATTGCGGCTGGCTTGCTCCGTCCGCTTGGGGGCTACATCAGTGACGTGGTCGCGCGCAAGGAGATGGAAATCCTGCCGTGGTTCGACGGCCGCTACCGCGAACAGTGGACGTTCGCGACGATGGCGTTCGTCGCGCTTGCGCTGGTCGGGATGACCGCTGCCGGTCTGACGGGGAACATTTACCTCGCCGTCGCTGCCGGCTTCCTCGTCGGCGTCGGCTGTGCGTTCTCCGAGGGCGCGATCTTCGCCCAGGTGCCCGCGATGTTCCCGAACAACTCCGGGACCGTTGCGGGCGTCGTCGGTGGCATCGGCACAGTCGGCGGCTCGATCTACCCGTTGATCTTCGCCGCGCCGTTCCTGCCGAACCTCCACGTCGGCTACGCACTCGTCGCCCTGACGATGATCCCAATCCTTGCACTCACCGCCTGGGTCTTCCAGCCCCAGATCGCCGAGAACGCAACCGAAGATGGCTGGCTCGTTACCGACGACCCTGCTGTTGCGACACAGAACGTTGCCTCGAGCGACGATTGA
- a CDS encoding RAD55 family ATPase — translation MRLSTGVPGFDRLVSGGLLRDRLYIVSGPPGSGKTTLCSQFLTKGAFNGETGLYVSMHESQSELARDMSSFQFGFEQAVNAGQLKFMDVFETETKRFFAGSRGAGDGPDSVEALSTKLVSFIDANDIDRVVVDSTMILEYFFANALEELITFITTLKRADATVLVISEMTDPTSYSDAQYLAHGVLFMHNYLESGGMTRGVQVIKMRGTEIDSTIRPLEFTDRGLRVDPDGEVQS, via the coding sequence ATGCGGCTCTCTACGGGCGTGCCCGGCTTCGACCGGTTGGTTAGCGGCGGGCTGTTGCGAGATCGCCTCTACATCGTCAGCGGCCCGCCCGGAAGCGGCAAGACGACGCTCTGCTCGCAGTTTCTCACCAAAGGGGCGTTCAACGGCGAAACCGGCCTCTACGTGAGCATGCACGAATCGCAGTCGGAACTCGCTCGAGACATGTCTTCGTTTCAGTTCGGCTTCGAGCAGGCGGTCAACGCGGGCCAGCTGAAGTTTATGGACGTCTTCGAGACCGAGACCAAGCGCTTTTTCGCCGGCTCTCGAGGCGCGGGCGACGGCCCCGATAGCGTCGAAGCCCTCTCGACCAAACTCGTCTCCTTTATCGACGCCAACGACATCGACCGCGTCGTCGTCGACTCGACGATGATCCTCGAGTACTTCTTTGCGAACGCACTCGAGGAACTGATCACGTTCATCACGACGCTCAAACGCGCCGACGCGACGGTGCTCGTCATCTCGGAGATGACCGATCCGACCTCCTACTCGGACGCCCAGTATCTCGCCCATGGGGTCCTCTTCATGCACAACTACCTCGAGTCCGGCGGCATGACTCGCGGCGTCCAGGTCATCAAAATGCGTGGCACCGAAATCGACTCGACGATCCGCCCACTCGAGTTTACCGACCGCGGACTGCGAGTCGACCCTGATGGGGAGGTCCAATCCTGA
- a CDS encoding glutamate-cysteine ligase family protein, producing the protein MSRTESNPIRRSIEVEYWVIDDEGRLVEPGALVDATPGAEREFVEPVLEIKTTPCETTAQLREELFERISRVLQCADEVGKGLVPLATPITREEIQELESDRTQIQNRVIGEPFEYVRHCAGTHIHVEQQPGRAAEQLNTLIALDPALALVNSSPYFQGRHLATGARSKLYRWMAYDSLPHQGRLWPYVDDTADWNQRLEDRYEEFVTAALEAGSDRATIESNFEPESAVWTPVQLRNEFSTVEWRSPDTALPSHVVQLAGDLADTVERLLDAEVRIEGDNGRITDDEFVLPEFDAVQEYVDAAIRDGLSSAAVRAYLERMGFDVTAYEPLTDDFDDEVVTPSKARQCRLDYAERLEGDVRSTTPIPND; encoded by the coding sequence GTGTCACGTACTGAATCGAACCCAATACGTCGGAGCATCGAAGTCGAGTACTGGGTCATCGACGACGAGGGTCGGCTGGTGGAACCGGGAGCACTTGTCGACGCAACACCGGGCGCTGAACGGGAGTTCGTCGAGCCGGTACTCGAGATCAAAACAACGCCGTGTGAGACGACGGCGCAACTGCGCGAGGAACTGTTCGAGCGAATCAGTCGGGTACTGCAGTGCGCGGACGAGGTGGGAAAAGGACTCGTTCCGCTCGCAACGCCGATCACTCGCGAGGAGATCCAAGAACTCGAGAGTGATCGAACGCAGATCCAGAACCGCGTCATTGGCGAGCCGTTCGAATACGTCCGCCACTGTGCGGGGACCCACATCCACGTCGAACAGCAACCGGGCCGAGCGGCCGAGCAGTTGAATACGCTCATCGCGCTTGACCCCGCGCTGGCGCTCGTCAACTCCTCACCGTACTTCCAAGGGCGACACCTCGCGACTGGTGCCCGCTCGAAACTGTACCGCTGGATGGCGTATGACTCGCTCCCGCATCAAGGGCGGCTGTGGCCGTACGTCGACGATACTGCCGACTGGAACCAGCGACTCGAGGATCGGTATGAGGAGTTCGTGACGGCAGCGCTCGAGGCGGGCAGTGACCGAGCGACAATCGAGTCGAACTTCGAGCCGGAGAGCGCGGTCTGGACGCCAGTCCAACTTCGGAACGAGTTTTCGACAGTCGAATGGCGCTCACCCGATACGGCGCTTCCGAGTCACGTCGTCCAGTTGGCTGGCGATCTCGCAGACACTGTCGAACGGCTGCTGGACGCCGAGGTCCGCATCGAGGGTGACAACGGCCGGATAACCGACGACGAGTTCGTCCTGCCCGAGTTCGACGCGGTCCAGGAGTACGTCGACGCTGCGATTCGAGACGGCCTGTCATCGGCTGCAGTTCGGGCGTACCTCGAGCGGATGGGCTTCGACGTCACAGCCTACGAGCCACTCACAGACGACTTTGACGACGAGGTGGTCACTCCCTCAAAAGCGCGTCAGTGTCGACTCGACTACGCGGAACGTCTCGAGGGTGACGTTCGATCAACCACCCCGATTCCGAACGATTGA
- a CDS encoding heavy metal translocating P-type ATPase, translated as MSCSTCSGTVEDAVGDLEGVEEASANYATDEGTVAYDPERVSLADIYDAIEEAGYEAAAETESLTVMGMSCSTCSETVGEAISDLPGVIRSDVNFASDEARVRYNPSDVSLGEISAAIEEAGYDPVRDDLEETQGASQRERAVEKELRRQRRLVIGGGLLTLPFVPIMLAMLGLMELPHLGTVDLGVVTVSAMGLGEFVLATALMATLGKEFLVGAYRAFSHNRRANMDTLVALGTSAGYIYSTALLFSLIAGAGLYFEAVAFILWFITLGNWLEVRSKARAGNALRELLQMEADEATIVVDGEERQVPLEDVEPGDVLKVRPGEKIPTDGVVVDGQSAVDESMLTGESVPVEKGDGDEVVGSTINENGVLLVEATNVGSETAIQQIVDRVKEAQSRQPEIQRLVDTVSAYFVPAVIVNAIFWALLWFAFPDALYGVSAALGSWIPILEPVGGGPVVGGVPVLEFSVIVLASSLLIACPCALGLATPAATMVGSTLSATNGVLFKGGDVLEQVRGIDTIVFDKTGTLTHGEMTLTDVELVGEQATPDGGVVTEADRDDDLESLVLGAAATAESGSEHPIARAIVDGATDRDVTVGEVSEFENVPGHGIRAETERGSVLIGRRKLLADAGIDTEPAEETLTRLEREGKTAMPVAVDGELLGVLAVADEVRESATETVAALRERGTEVVMLTGDNERTAKAVAEQVGIDPENVRAEVLPEDKADHVEDLQAGGRRVMMVGDGVNDAPALTTAQVGVAIGSGTDVAIESADVTLMRDDPADVLKAVRISEATISKVRQNLFWAFIYNMTLIPIASLGLLNPALAGLAMAASSVSVMANSLSFANYDPHEEYRPLVLRPLAWIRGGR; from the coding sequence ATGTCGTGTTCGACGTGTTCGGGGACTGTCGAGGACGCGGTGGGCGACCTCGAGGGCGTCGAGGAAGCGAGTGCGAACTACGCGACTGACGAGGGGACGGTGGCGTACGATCCAGAGCGAGTGTCACTGGCTGATATTTACGACGCCATCGAGGAGGCAGGCTACGAGGCCGCTGCTGAGACGGAGTCACTGACCGTGATGGGAATGTCGTGTTCGACCTGCTCGGAGACTGTCGGTGAGGCCATCTCCGATCTTCCGGGCGTCATTCGGTCCGACGTGAACTTCGCTTCTGACGAGGCCCGCGTCCGGTACAACCCGTCCGACGTATCACTCGGCGAAATTTCTGCAGCCATCGAGGAGGCGGGCTACGACCCAGTCCGTGACGACCTCGAGGAGACCCAGGGCGCGAGCCAGCGCGAGCGGGCCGTTGAGAAAGAGCTTCGTCGACAGCGCCGGCTGGTGATCGGCGGTGGCCTGTTGACGCTGCCGTTCGTCCCGATCATGCTCGCAATGTTGGGGCTGATGGAACTTCCCCACCTGGGAACCGTCGATCTGGGCGTCGTGACGGTCTCCGCGATGGGACTGGGAGAGTTCGTCCTCGCAACAGCCTTGATGGCCACGCTGGGCAAGGAGTTCCTCGTCGGTGCCTACCGGGCATTCTCGCACAATCGGCGCGCGAATATGGACACGCTGGTCGCGCTCGGCACCAGCGCGGGCTACATCTATAGCACGGCCCTGCTGTTCAGCTTGATCGCCGGCGCGGGGCTGTACTTCGAGGCCGTCGCCTTCATCCTCTGGTTCATCACGCTCGGCAACTGGCTCGAGGTGCGTTCGAAGGCCCGTGCAGGCAACGCGTTGCGGGAGTTGCTACAAATGGAGGCAGACGAAGCCACCATCGTCGTCGACGGAGAGGAACGGCAGGTGCCACTCGAGGACGTCGAGCCGGGCGACGTGTTGAAGGTCCGGCCGGGCGAAAAGATTCCGACGGATGGCGTGGTCGTTGACGGCCAGAGTGCGGTCGACGAGTCGATGCTGACAGGCGAGTCCGTCCCAGTCGAAAAAGGCGACGGCGACGAGGTCGTCGGCTCGACGATCAACGAAAACGGCGTGTTGCTCGTGGAGGCGACGAACGTCGGCTCCGAGACGGCCATCCAGCAAATCGTCGACCGGGTCAAGGAAGCCCAGTCGCGCCAGCCCGAAATTCAGCGCCTAGTCGACACGGTCAGCGCCTACTTTGTGCCTGCAGTGATCGTTAACGCCATCTTCTGGGCGCTGCTATGGTTTGCCTTCCCCGACGCACTGTATGGCGTCTCCGCCGCGCTCGGCTCGTGGATTCCGATTCTCGAGCCAGTCGGCGGCGGCCCCGTCGTGGGCGGCGTGCCCGTCCTCGAGTTCTCGGTGATCGTGCTCGCGTCGTCCTTACTGATCGCCTGTCCCTGTGCGCTCGGGCTGGCGACGCCCGCAGCGACGATGGTCGGTTCGACGCTTTCGGCGACGAACGGTGTGCTGTTCAAAGGCGGCGACGTCCTCGAGCAGGTTCGCGGCATCGACACCATCGTCTTCGACAAGACGGGGACGCTGACCCATGGCGAAATGACGCTCACTGACGTCGAACTCGTCGGAGAACAGGCAACACCCGACGGCGGCGTCGTTACCGAAGCGGATCGAGACGACGACCTCGAGTCATTGGTCCTCGGTGCGGCGGCGACCGCCGAATCCGGCTCCGAGCACCCAATCGCGCGGGCAATCGTCGATGGTGCGACTGATCGCGACGTTACCGTCGGCGAGGTCAGCGAGTTCGAGAACGTTCCCGGCCACGGCATTCGCGCTGAAACCGAGCGTGGAAGCGTTCTGATCGGCCGCCGCAAACTGCTGGCAGACGCGGGAATTGACACCGAGCCAGCGGAAGAGACGTTGACGCGCCTCGAGCGCGAGGGGAAGACGGCGATGCCGGTTGCGGTCGACGGCGAATTACTGGGTGTGCTCGCAGTCGCCGACGAGGTCCGCGAGAGCGCGACGGAAACGGTTGCAGCCCTGCGCGAGCGCGGCACCGAGGTCGTGATGCTCACCGGCGACAACGAGCGCACGGCGAAAGCGGTCGCCGAGCAGGTCGGAATCGACCCCGAAAACGTCCGTGCCGAAGTGCTACCGGAGGACAAAGCGGATCACGTCGAGGACCTGCAAGCGGGTGGCAGGCGGGTGATGATGGTCGGCGATGGCGTCAACGACGCGCCCGCGCTGACCACCGCGCAGGTCGGCGTCGCCATCGGCTCCGGCACTGACGTCGCAATCGAATCTGCCGACGTAACGCTGATGCGAGACGATCCCGCCGACGTCCTGAAAGCCGTCCGAATCTCGGAGGCGACGATTTCGAAGGTCCGCCAGAACCTCTTCTGGGCGTTTATTTACAACATGACGCTCATTCCAATCGCCTCGCTCGGGCTGCTCAATCCCGCACTCGCCGGGCTAGCAATGGCTGCCTCGAGCGTGAGCGTCATGGCAAACAGCCTCTCGTTCGCAAACTACGACCCCCACGAGGAGTACCGCCCGCTCGTGTTGCGCCCGCTCGCGTGGATTCGCGGTGGCCGCTGA
- a CDS encoding stage II sporulation protein M — protein sequence MNGAGNGDDTGGDERDDRGRSDDAGGFEFGPDQQPPDEQSRAGDTTGQSAEEREDRSDRIRMDLEDRSDTDVSGPPGRDPEQTAPEPGPDPGPNAIRNWTAMFATLAAVSFATTLFILVTLEGDRALEPALGSAVLGVVFAALAALPQTGNNDLIRRLSRGWAENRRAVWFATGLFAFGTLIGVALLAAGFDLLEMVAELIEEFEEELFPEADEETGELELTATFFIVNNTQAFLMAIAGALTVGLLTAFVMIFNGVILGNIGASAANEIGIDFIIIGIAPHGIFELPAIFIAGGVGFQIVYRFGQRLVGSREQFFTKPYVARTVAFVLFAWLLLVLAAFVEAYVTPALLEALFEAQLENGAGTGPELP from the coding sequence ATGAACGGAGCCGGGAATGGAGATGACACGGGCGGAGACGAGAGAGACGACCGTGGCCGCTCCGATGACGCGGGTGGGTTCGAGTTCGGACCCGACCAACAGCCACCGGATGAACAGTCACGCGCAGGCGACACCACCGGGCAGTCGGCCGAGGAACGCGAAGATCGGTCGGACCGAATTCGGATGGACCTCGAGGACCGCTCCGATACTGACGTGAGCGGACCACCTGGTCGCGACCCGGAGCAGACAGCACCCGAGCCCGGACCGGACCCCGGCCCGAACGCGATTCGAAACTGGACGGCGATGTTCGCCACTCTCGCAGCCGTCTCGTTCGCGACAACCCTGTTCATCCTGGTGACGCTCGAGGGTGATCGCGCACTCGAGCCGGCGCTTGGCTCAGCCGTCCTCGGCGTTGTCTTTGCCGCACTCGCTGCCCTGCCCCAGACCGGCAACAACGACCTCATCCGGCGACTCTCGAGGGGCTGGGCGGAAAACCGACGCGCCGTCTGGTTCGCGACCGGCCTGTTCGCGTTCGGGACGCTCATCGGCGTTGCGCTGCTCGCCGCAGGATTCGACTTACTCGAGATGGTCGCCGAGTTGATCGAGGAGTTCGAGGAAGAACTCTTCCCCGAAGCCGATGAGGAGACGGGTGAACTCGAACTTACCGCGACCTTCTTCATCGTCAACAACACGCAGGCGTTCCTGATGGCCATCGCAGGCGCACTGACGGTCGGCTTGCTGACCGCGTTCGTGATGATCTTCAACGGCGTCATTCTCGGTAACATCGGTGCGTCCGCGGCCAACGAGATTGGGATCGACTTCATCATCATCGGGATTGCCCCCCACGGCATCTTCGAACTCCCGGCAATCTTCATCGCCGGCGGTGTCGGCTTCCAGATCGTCTATCGCTTTGGCCAGCGCCTCGTCGGCTCTCGAGAGCAATTCTTTACGAAACCCTACGTCGCTCGAACCGTCGCATTCGTCCTCTTCGCGTGGCTCTTGCTCGTCCTCGCGGCGTTCGTCGAAGCCTACGTGACGCCAGCCCTGCTCGAGGCACTGTTCGAAGCACAACTCGAGAATGGTGCCGGAACCGGCCCGGAACTGCCCTGA